DNA from Musa acuminata AAA Group cultivar baxijiao chromosome BXJ1-5, Cavendish_Baxijiao_AAA, whole genome shotgun sequence:
ATCTTCCCACAAACGAAGCTCGAGGTCGACGGACCTTGGAAAGTCAACCCTCGTATTCCCACCAGAAGTTTTCGACGTCGGCACGTGGGCCTaatcgtgctgactcatcagtcacAATACCTTTGTTAACTAACACTACTCATGTTCACGGTGCCTAACATTCTTGTCTAAAATCATTTACAATCTCTTGGGATAGAGTAGTGTGATTCGAACCACATAAACTCACAATATTCTTCCCTCTCCCTGTAATCTCCCTGCTCTTTCTCTCACACGATCGACATCCTTGAATCCTAGTAAGTCGCAGGAAGCAAGATTTAACACTAGGCATTTAAGATCATACGTGGGATAGTATGGGCATCTCAAATTTATTGAAGATCATGATGCCAACTAGCACAGATTCATATGCAAGAGACAGCTATTGCAGTCTTCCGAAGCAACACAACCTTGCCCTCCATATTGAGTAGGAAGAGATCAACCCAAGAAGATGGTTTCCTTGAAGGCATAGAGATGATGATAAGGCCTCACTGTTAAGCTGTGTATTGATGTGACTGTTTCGAGTTGAAGGCCATGCGTACAATCACATCAGACAAAAAACTATGCACCAATGATTGGTGCAGTTGACGATGCCTATGAAGCCAAACGTATTGTAATTCCTTGTTGTCCGGACATCATCACTTGTGACTCCACATGTGAGGCTCCATTATTTAGTATTGGAGTGGCTCTACAGCCTCTTGTCACCACGATGAGGTCTGTATCCCACAAGTAATCGGTACATCTCATGGGCATTGGGCAGAATGGGTTTAGGGCACGAAGACGCACGTGCCCGAGACTTGGCCGGCACCCCCGTGACTCGCGGTTCGCCATGTGTCATTCCAGTATTGCACTCCAAGattcaattaaaatataataataataataaataaataaataaataaataaataaataaataataataatccacTCGTATATTTGGCCACACCACAAAGTCTCCCACATCATTACGGTATTAAAGGAATTAATTACCATCATTAACGAGCACTTGTCAGCGAAAGCTTCTTTTCGACTCTAATCGCTAGTCTAATCCGAATCTTCTCGTCTAAACCGGTCCCCGCCATGTGGAGCTCCAGCTTGCAAGTCCACGTCATGCCGAGCATCTCGCAAGGAtaccatcgccgccgccgccacgcGCCGCCATTTGCTCATCGATTCCGATCGAGGGGTACTGCTAATCTCGTTTTCTAATCAAGCTTATACTGCAGCCTCTCTGTAACGGTTGTTGATGTCACATTACCGATGCACAGCAACACTGAGGTCTCAATTTAAAAAGAGGAAGACGAAGCAGTCTCGACATAATTTGGATCGGCTAATCCGTGTCATGCATTTAAACTTGGACCTGGCTCGCCGTTGACTAACTAATCATTGTAGAATTAGAGGTGATGATGAAGTCAACACCTAACATCGAGTTATTTAGCCAAtttgctctcttcttcttcttcttcttcttcttctctcttctctctggCCATCTCATATGGTTGCCTTCAGGATTAGCTTCCCCCGCACTGCACATGGATATATACTTAAAGGTGTTGTGGAAGTTAATCTCAGCCCGTTGCCTTGCAAGTAAATCTATACCGATCATAAGCTTAACTAATAAGGAGCCACGTCGGAGGCGAGGCGTGCGATCGATTgacctgttgctgctgctgcaacGCGACTTATAATATATGTGGATCCTACTCCCTTCCAGCTCAGCATGGGCCCCACGCCATTATCTAAAGCATTTCTTTACAGAGATGTGAAAGCTTGCTGGCTTTGATGATCTCCTGCAGTTGGTCTCTTCTTCAGTCAAATTACTTTTATTGCTATTTATTTTCACTTTTGTTCTGGATATCCTTTGAAGATTACATGACCATATGAAATGAATTAACTTGGATCGATCGCCTCCGTCTTCTAATTTTCTCTCGCGATGAAAAGAAAAAAGGGAAATCCaacattattattttttgcttTTAGCTTTTACCGGAGGAGAGGTAGAATGATTGAGGTGTTCAGCCATGTGCCATCAATATCATCTTTATCTCGAGTATCATCAAATGTGGAGCAGTCCTACTCTGAGCAAAcaccttgttacctcatcttctccAAGATTCCAGTGGTCGGGTTCAGCTGCATGTAGCCATGAGGTGTTTCCACCTTATCTTCAACCCCACCTAATTCATCCCCCTCCTCTTCGACCAGTTGTCACGCTGCATCGCCGTCGTTGCATTCACGAGATGAGTGGCACAAACACTGGTCCACACAGCACAGGAACAGCTCCTAGGTGCAGAGGGGGGCTTGTTTGTCAGCTAGCAGCAGATTCCTAGAAACCACACCACATGCACAAATAACAGTCGAAGATAAAGGTATGAAAAGGTTGGAGGGGGAGAGGAAGACCACGACAAACTCGGTGTATTTTTAATGGGGAAAAGAATAATATGGGCAAGGAAGCCTATAACAGCAGCATTTAAGAATTGGATGGACCCCTTCCCATTGAGGCTTCTCTTGGAAGTGCCTTGAGCTGCACGGATCTCGGGCCTTGAtatcctcctcctatttaaaccctCCCCTCCGCGCCCCCCAttccattcttttctttcttaaatCCACCTTGAATTCACAGCAATTTGGGTGTTTTCTCCCTTTGTTTCCTTCCTTCTCCTTGGGTCTCCAACCTTGTCTGATTTCTCTTTGCTCGGAGGTGCAACCATGGCTGATGTCCCGGTGCTGGACAAGGGGGACGACTGCATGGACTTGCCCCCTGGCTTCAGATTCCACCCCATGGATGAAGAGATCATCACTCACTACCTCTCGCGAAAGATCATCAACCATGGATTCACTGCAAGAGCAATAGGAGAGGTGGACTTGAACAGGTGCGAGCCATGGGATCTTCCAAGTAAGCTGCTTCTTCTTCATGTCACGGATTAATTCGTTCCCATGCCTTCTCTCCTGTTTTTGATCTCTTGGCTGAACTTTGTGCGCGTGGGTGTGCTGCTTAATTTTGTGTCAGGCAAGGCTAAGATGGGAGAGAAGGACATGTACTTCTTCTGCCAGCGGGACAGGAAGTACCCGACTGGCATGAGGACCAACAGGGCTACCGAATCTGGCTACTGGAAAGCCACCGGAAAAGATAAGGAGATTTATAGGGGAAAGGGAGTGCTGGTTGGCATGAAGAAGACCCTTGTTTTCTACAAAGGAAGAGCTCCCAAAGGGCAGAAGACTAACTGGGTGATGCATGAATTCCGGCTCGAAGGCAAATACTCTCTCCCAAATCTCCCAAAATCTGCAAAGGTAAACTTCCGTCTTCTGTCATATTCTTCTCTTGCTCGTTCCACATCTAAAAGAAATCAGATTTGTATTATTGCAGGATGAATGGGTCGTGTGTAGGGTCTTCCACAAGAGCATAGGACCGAAGAAAAGCCCACCACCTGGCACGGAAAGGATCAACTCTTATGCTGATGATCTTTTGGACTCCGGCACCTTGCCTCCCCTAATGGATCCCCCTCACATGGAATACACGATGGGGCCTGGTTCCAGCTTCACCAACAATGATCAGATCTTTGACTTCAAAGCCCTTCCTCCCAGCTTCACCGCCATGATGGCCATGGAGAATCAACAGGTCATGAACCACCACCAGATGATCTCAAATCCACTTCCTCACAACCCGGCTTTATACGCTCAACCCCCTCGGCAAAGCGCCTACTACTCGCTCCTGGGTTCCGCGAATCCCGGCTACTTGCACCATGACGAAGCAACGATGGGGGCTTTCGCTACTACGGACAACGATGCACCATCCGCCATAAGGAAGCACTGCAAGGTGGAGCAGTACTCGAACCAATCCATGGGATGTCCCTCGCAGGACACCGGACTGAGCACTGACCACAACACCGAGATCTCGTCCGTCGTGTCCAAGCACTACGTCGACGACTTCGACGACCCCTGGACAAACTACGGATTCTGAGCCATTCCCGGAAGGCGCCCCCTGGTAATATACGCGCGCTAGCAGCACCATTTTTAGGATCCATTGATTTGCCCAAGGCCACTCATGTCTTATTTGTCAGAGAGTGCAGGCCTTGTCCTTAGATTTCCTCACTGTACATAGAGTTCCGGTTGTCCATTATACGCGCAGATCAAAGTCTTCTATGTTCATAGAACGAACGGAGAAGAAGGTGTGAGCACTGATGTCggggtttgattctttggttgtgTTAGTATGTGATTGTAACTAGTAGGATTTGTGTCTCTAATGAATTGACCTGGTgtagtacatatatatatatattattgttctTGGTTTCTGTCTCTCCAACTCCAGCTTTTCCATAGATATAGTTCCGATCCATATCTTCATCTTCTGGGCTTGGATCGTAGTGGCTGGACACATTGCAGGATTCAAAGGGggtgtaagaaagaagaagaaggtttgTTAGAAGGGGGGGAAAGAAGAAACGCTTTAAAGTCGGGTTAAAGGTGAGGAGAGATGGATGGAGATGCAAGTGGAGGTGTTATATTCTTGTGAGTTGCTTCCGCCAATAATAGCTTGCTTTCCATTCAAAGCAAAGCGTTTCTGGTCATCTCAAAGACCTCAAATCCCCCCCACCTTTCATGCATCAAACTACGGAGGAAGAAAGAAGTGGGAATATTCCTCCTCGGCCACCCTTCTCCTCACCTCTGTATGCATTAACTGTATACGGCTGCACTCCCCTTACAAAGACATACTTCATCCGAGTGAATGTATGCAACTCGAAATAAATTCTTTAGATCAATCAATTCACTagcatactatgagttgtcgtggATGGATCAACCAAGTGTGGATGCTGACATGCATAGCATATGTACAATATGCTGATACATTACGTATACGCATCGTATGCTCAGAAACTTTCCCCACTCAAGTACCCTCACAAGGAGCTTCTTCATAATCCAAGCAGTAGACACAACCATATATATGTCATGGTTACATCAGTCTTGCACAGTATAGGTTACATCTTAAGCATAACTTGCATCTGAAATGTATCTGTAACAAGCTACTTTCTCGTTTCTTCTTTTAAGAAGACTTGAACCTCATTGAATGCGAGTTTCTCTGGCAAAACAAGAGATTTTGTCTGTTTTCCTTTTCCTCTTTAATGTTATAATGGTAAGTAATATGAGGTTTTTCTTCAAACTTAGCTTCGTTGCCCAGATTTCTTCTACCGAAGAGTATGTTATCCAGAAGGAATCCAAAGAAGAAATTGATAAAGAAAGGCTGCTAAACATGGGACGAGAGAAGGATGGGAAGGACTTGCCACATTTCTCTGATAGCAGAAAGCGATGTGGATAGAATGGGGCCAAAAGAAAGATCCCATCTTTCTAGTTGAGATGAGGATGCACCCCCATCATATATGCTTCGCTCACATGAGACACAGTCTTCTCCTCATGATTTCTAGCCTCTCATTAGTTTAATCCAGTCTTAAAGCCATGAGTGATGTGCGACTTCCCCCACCTTTGACACAAAGCAGCCACGAGGATTAGCTTCGAGCGTAGGGGGGGTGGCCTCGTTGATGCATCCATCACAGTGGCATGACATCACCGACCCCTAGTTGATAAGGTTTGGTAACTGGAGGTCTTtaaacatgcctttaacctacctaccctctctctctctctcttctctctctctctctctctctctctctctctctctcacaccttTTTCACTTTCAATGCGTGTGTCATTGTGAAGACTCTCGGAAACACTTCTAGAACGTTGCAACATAGTATATTTAATTACCAGCTTTGTGGATGCCTCGTTTGATCTGCAAGTGTCATCAGGATTTAGTCCTAAGATATGGTTGTGAGAACAGCTGGTGTGAGAAGCATTCTTCTCATGCACTGAGAATTTCTAGAATCCACTAAATTTTCCTTTTCCCTATAGATCAGAGTATTGTAATTTCGATAATTCAAGTATTATATTATCTCTATTTCTTTATCAGGTGTTACGAGGCTCCCGTGAATACAAGATGAGAAAATAAGACGAAAagaagagtaaaaaaaaaaaatgttagcaTGTGATTCCACTTAGTATAATTTTCCAATTAGATGATATGAAACCGATTCAATATAGTCAAGCAGCTTTCAATTGGGTAGAGGGACCAAATGAAGTTGATTACAAATGTCAGGTGGTGATGATGCGCCCACACCACCTGAATCACTCCCATTAGAAAGGCCAGTGGAAGTAGTTTTCCATCATACATTAAACATATGTAGGTGATGGGGACTGTCTACCTTTCCCGAGAAAGCTGAAAGCTTGAGGCTTTCTTTCCGGCCTCCATCCCCTAAACATTGTCGCATTAATCACATTGGATTCTGGACAGGTATTACTGGCATGTAAAGGCTTTccaccttttggacatatttcctAACTCTTCTTTCATCGAGTTGGGAAAGCCATGACTCGATGGATAGGAAGATTTTGATTCGGAGCAATAACAAGTTGACAGCATGTTTGGAGGGTTCTGTCTCCATCGAGTCAAGTCTAACTAAGAAGGGTTAATGGATGAGTTGAAATGACTTATAAGACAAAGAGAGGTTTGTTTTTTCTTTATTGACTAAAAACGATTAGCCCATAGTCATTTTATATTGTTTTTCCCGATAATTTTGGTAAATTATATTTGAATCGCATGCAAGAACAAACATACTTGTTGGATGAATCCACAAGTGTTTTGGGACTCTTttaataaataagattttatgtaAGAAAAGAACAAGTGAAAGACAAAAGAGAACCATCGATTGCTTATAAAAATGGGAGTTTAATAGAGTTATCTTATCAATTCCATTACAACATAATACCTTAATTATTGAATCTCACACAAAGTCAAAATAAAGACCTAATATGGTTGACATTCTCTCACCATCGCTTGGTCCATAGAAAGCCACGACTCGCCCAATAAGAGGAGCAGCATTTTGTTCACGTGCGACTCTGCAGCACACTCGACCTTCCCAACCACTCCACGATATGACACAGCAGTGAGATGAATTTTGTCCCAGAAAGAATAACTCAgataaacgaaaaaaaaaaagaaggaaaaagattaATAATGTTCTTTCAATTCCTTTAAtacacatttttttttaattaaggaaGACCTCTCTCTAATCAGTTAATAattatattagttaattaaaaatggGATCATTGTCATGGCTAAAGCTGGGCAGGCCAATTGATTTGCTGCACCAGCAAAACTGTTCTCAGTACTTCGCTACTAAGGAACTGAAACATCCATCTACACTGTGATGATGGTTTGGAAGCAATCAAAAGAAGACCGGAAGAATGGGacagattctctctctctctctctctctctctctgaccctGGAAGTTTGCCCAACCActcctatctatctatctatctatctatctatctatctatctatcagagACTGCACTCAGTGTGATGACAAGGAAAGGCTGTGAAAAGAATGGCTGTATTATCCCACCATTAGTTTTTTGGGGCAATGTAGCATTATTAGTCCCTTCCTTTACCATAAAATAGGATGAGCCATGCTGACTGACACCCCATCAGCTCCAGTAAATGGTGGTTGACATAAGGATCAGTGAGTGAGTGGATAGCAGGTCAGGCATGCTGTTGTAGTCAAATTAATGCACTTGTACTTGCTCCCCTTCGCCATGAGATGAAGAAGCATCTCCCTAAAAGCCATTTGCATCAGGATTCGTGAAGTCCACCTGGCTAATTTAAGATGACCCATTGGATTCACATGTTGGGTCTCGATCAGAGCTTATATGGGCTGCATCTTTCGATCCGGTTTAACCCTTCTTCGGATCCGGCCCATCATTAACGCGTGCTACTTTTTCTCTATGGAGCCATCCGAATGATTTGGACGGATGCGGTGACCCTATGCGTGTGAAGCTCCGGTAACATATGCTCCTCTTCTAAAGCGCCCACATTGTGCCATATGATTCTGACCGTACACGGCGCAAGATCGACGGTTCAGATCGTATGGTTGTCTTCTTTTAGGTTGGTGAGGGAAACGTCTCTCTTACCCATCGACACGCTGGCCACCTTATCCACAGGTCAAAAAGTGCGCCGCGGTGGGTCCCGCCTGGGACCTGTGGATTGTGCTTTTGGGTGTGGGATTGGGGCCCCGCTTCGTGGTTCTCGAAGGCCATTATCCGAAAGATATCCACCCGAAAAATCTTTCGGATACCCACCGTCCATTTTGGGTATCGTGGTCCCGCTGATGTTCATAAACGGTCAGGATTTACGATGAGAAACTAAATGGACGGAACGGTGAGGTCCAAAACGGGCGCGTTTCTTTATCCTTTTGCAACCAACCGGTTTCTATTTGCCACGCCTTTTCGATTCCTTCCGTCTTCCCTCGATTCCCTCCAGAATCTTTCGGACTGGCCTCTCTAATTTGCTCTAGGCTTTGCGATCTGGATCGAAAAAGGTTGCATCTTTGGAGTCCATGGCTGAAGTTTTGCCCGGAAGGAGTCTCCTTTCGCCATTTGGCGGCCACGATTCCTTGATGCTTTCTTTGCAGAGGAGGAACCCTTCTCTTGTGGCGTTCCGCCGCGGTGCCTCGCGGAAGATCGACCCGTTgaggccttcttcttcttcttcttcttcttcttcaaagagTAGTAGTTTCCATGGCAGAGAGTTGGTTACTGGGGCGCCGAGAGGGAGGCCCGTGATGGGTTACCTCCCTTTGATCCCCGTACAGGTGCGTAGAAGCTTAAAATCCCGATCTTTCCCCCTTTTATTCTGATTAATgggtaaatatttgataatttattatataaattaggTATCTTTTTCGTTTCAAGTTCATTCTTGAAGTTCCCCTTTTTAGTTTCGGGCTTGTTTTTGCAGGTgaaaattgtctttttcccatTGATCTTATGCGAATCCTAAAAATTTGTGGTTTTCCTTTGTTTCCCCCCCTTCTCTCCTTGGCGTTCTTTCTCAATAGTCAAAATATTTCTGATTATAGGTTAGCTTATGCATGGGAATAATTGGTCTTTTTCGCATCTTCTGCAGAACCTAAAAAGCCGTGATTGTTGTGTAGATTTCTGGTTAGTTTGAACTTTCTAGTGATCCCGTTTTCGGGTGACACTGCAAATGACTCTTCCCATTGGGAAATCTTTGAAATGGTGGGACAAggctctccagcccaacatgaaggTGATTGAGTCGGCACAGGATCTCCATGACTCCTTGTTGAACGCAGGTGACAAGCTCGtcattgtagatttcttctcccCTGGATGTGGAGGCTGCAGGGTCCTCTACCCAAAGGTATGATTTTTCAAAGGATTCGaatgtgaaaaaaaaagaagtgaTATTGTTGTTTAATTCTTGAACAGTTTTGGTAAAAACAAATCCCTCTGTCTTGTGTGCAGATCTGCCAGTTTGCA
Protein-coding regions in this window:
- the LOC135673291 gene encoding NAC domain-containing protein 87-like; amino-acid sequence: MADVPVLDKGDDCMDLPPGFRFHPMDEEIITHYLSRKIINHGFTARAIGEVDLNRCEPWDLPSKAKMGEKDMYFFCQRDRKYPTGMRTNRATESGYWKATGKDKEIYRGKGVLVGMKKTLVFYKGRAPKGQKTNWVMHEFRLEGKYSLPNLPKSAKDEWVVCRVFHKSIGPKKSPPPGTERINSYADDLLDSGTLPPLMDPPHMEYTMGPGSSFTNNDQIFDFKALPPSFTAMMAMENQQVMNHHQMISNPLPHNPALYAQPPRQSAYYSLLGSANPGYLHHDEATMGAFATTDNDAPSAIRKHCKVEQYSNQSMGCPSQDTGLSTDHNTEISSVVSKHYVDDFDDPWTNYGF